A DNA window from Centroberyx gerrardi isolate f3 chromosome 3, fCenGer3.hap1.cur.20231027, whole genome shotgun sequence contains the following coding sequences:
- the LOC139923634 gene encoding uncharacterized protein LOC139923634 has product MDEVTIELDEEVTKHDSSTEPLPEPLLIILSPPPTFLPVPGQPTMSWDRWHKSFEHYLEALGETELVDSTKCVLLQNCLGQEGQRVYTTLIQGETTYAAAISALAIHFSSGRNPRTGRKFQQRAQRLGETVEQFVCALEELVKPCNFGDLEEKLILDQLIEKTNCTQLRERLLVEKETLTLAEALVIGKQLESASLGIQNVSVDNVDSGDHPVRRVAKRGRPGRWERRKKLKPHVTITPSSSSGRKDNDYYYSNEKQYYSSSDEHYGDSGDETDPDYDEAEDYDGGSDAEKVVISKTKTKGQFCPICIDRSFRNANKLARHMRTHTKEKPFSCPVCAMTFSQSYHMTRHLRNQHSAGQHVCSKCGESLGSWAELKTHKKTHAPEVLSCPNCDKKFLKSSVLLNHIKSHSKDHCNQIETRRSPKCDGLKKQESHNKDNYYSYEKRCYGGDENETDNSNDNECNGGEQTDAEFGNDDAKDKGPEVGGDKMEDEDCDEAKYYDGGDDKEKVISKTKRKGHFCPICVDRCFRGANKLARHMRTHTKEKPFSCPVCATTFSQSYHMTRHLRNQHGLGKHICSKCGETFGSWVELKTHKKTHGPEVLSCPVCEKTFKEKSALVNHIKSHSKVQSNPLHLICTECGKIFGRMYHLKRHLATHGKSTKSLCYKCPDCQRSYSLLKDLNKHLEIHRKDKNGTCLKCDQTFSCPEELETHMEIHEKSYLCTVCGKKFKVEYALKKHEQGHKEEQFYCTLCDKHFSKLSHYKRHIMVHVRRESKCPHCDSVFLQLTALKYHLRTHIEERPYQCPCCIETFTRKEDLEQHCLKHRKFKKEKPYSCTRCDYAFSSLPELTEHMSSHKGEQPLNCPDCGKTFLNKNKLEKHLSIHTGERPHLCSVCGNGFPSAASLKLHVHIHTGDKPFKCSQCSKSFRSSSGLRLHSRHHMAVRPSYPCPDCGRTYGRMTELKMHQRYHTGDKPYSCTCCNKRFVSKDKLNVHMRIHTGERPYSCSHCGQTFTQTGDRNRHINKYHL; this is encoded by the coding sequence ATGGATGAAGTGACTATAGAACTGGATGAAGAGGTGACGAAACACGACTCCTCCACAGAGCCACTACCAGAACCACTATTGATAATATTATCCCCACCCCCAACTTTCTTACCTGTCCCCGGTCAACCGACTATGTCGTGGGATAGATGGCACAAGTCTTTTGAACACTATCTTGAAGCGCTTGGTGAAACCGAGTTGGTCGACTCTACTAAGTGTGTGCTCTTACAGAACTGTCTTGGCCAAGAAGGACAGCGCGTCTACACAACACTGATCCAGGGTGAAACCACGTATGCGGCGGCTATCTCTGCGCTCGCAATTCACTTCAGCTCTGGTCGCAACCCTCGGACCGGCCGTAAATTCCAGCAGAGAGCGCAGAGGCTTGGGGAGACTGTAGAGCAGTTTGTCTGTGCATTAGAGGAACTGGTAAAGCCTTGCAACTTTGGAGACTTAGAAGAGAAACTTATTCTCGATCAGCTGAttgagaaaacaaactgtacacAACTCAGAGAGAGACTATTGGTAGAAAAGGAAACGTTGACACTGGCCGAGGCTTTGGTTATTGGTAAACAGTTGGAATCTGCCTCACTTGGCATTCAGAATGTGAGTGTGGACAATGTAGACAGTGGAGACCATCCTGTTCGAAGAGTGGCCAAAAGGGGGAGGCCTGGACGCTGGGAGAGACGAAAAAAACTAAAACCTCATGTGACTATAACCCCATCAAGCTCATCTGGACGCAAagataatgattattattacagtaatgAGAAACAGTATTATAGTAGTAGTGATGAACATTATGGTGATAGTGGTGATGAGACTGATCCAGACTATGATGAAGCTGAAGATTATGATGGTGGTAGTGATGCAGAAAAGGTTGTAATTTCTAAGACTAAAACAAAGGGGCAGTTCTGTCCCATCTGTATTGACAGGAGCTTCAGAAATGCAAACAAGCTAGCCAGACACATGAGGACGCACACAAAGGAGAAACCGTTCAGCTGCCCAGTCTGTGCTATGACCTTTAGCCAGTCGTACCACATGACCAGACACTTAAGGAACCAGCATAGTGCAGGCCAGCATGTCTGCTCCAAATGTGGGGAAAGTTTAGGAAGCTGGGCAGAGCTGAAAACTCACAAGAAGACGCATGCCCCAGAAGTACTGTCATGCCCTAATTGTGATAAAAAGTTCTTGAAGAGCAGTGTGTTATTAAATCACATCAAGTCACATAGCAAGGACCACTGCAACCAGATAGAGACACGCAGATCCCCAAAGTGTGATGGACTTAAAAAGCAAGAGTCACACAACAAGGATAATTATTATAGTTATGAAAAACGTTGTTATGGTGGGGATGAAAATGAGACTGATAATTCCAATGATAATGAGTGTAATGGGGGTGAGCAGACTGATGCAGAGTTTGGTAATGATGATGCTAAAGATAAAGGGCCTGAAGTTGGTGGTGATAAGATGGAAGATGAGGACTGTGATGAAGCTAAATATTATGATGGAGGCGATGATAAAGAAAAGGTTATCTCTAAGACTAAAAGAAAGGGACATTTCTGTCCCATCTGTGTTGACAGGTGCTTCAGAGGGGCAAACAAGCTAGCCAGACACATGAGGACGCACACAAAGGAGAAACCATTCAGCTGCCCAGTCTGTGCTACGACCTTTAGCCAGTCGTACCACATGACCAGACACTTAAGAAACCAGCATGGCTTAGGAAAGCATATCTGCTCTAAATGTGGGGAAACTTTTGGTAGCTGGGTAGAGCTGAAAACTCACAAGAAGACCCATGGCCCAGAAGTACTGTCATGCCCCGTTTGTGAAAAAACATTCAAGGAGAAGAGTGCGTTAGTAAATCATATCAAATCACACAGCAAGGTCCAGTCCAACCCTCTGCACCTCATCTGCACTGAGTGTGGTAAAATATTTGGTAGAATGTATCATTTGAAAAGGCACTTAGCAACCCATGGCAAATCAACAAAAAGCTTATGTTACAAGTGCCCCGATTGTCAGAGGAGCTATTCCCTCCTGAAAGACCTCAACAAACATCTGGAGATTCACCGGAAAGACAAGAATGGGACTTGTCTGAAGTGTGACCAAACCTTCAGCTGTCCAGAAGAACTGGAGACACACATGGAGATTCATGAAAAATCTTATCTCTGCACCGTCTGTGGGAAAAAGTTTAAGGTTGAGTATGCATTGAAGAAACACGAACAAGGGCACAAAGAGGAACAGTTTTATTGTACATTGTGTGACAAGCACTTCTCCAAACTTTCTCACTACAAGAGACACATAATGGTCCATGTCAGGCGGGAGTCCAAATGTCCACACTGTGACAGTGTCTTTCTACAGTTAACAGCTTTAAAATACCACCTGCGGACTCATATTGAAGAAAGACCGTACCAGTGCCCTTGTTGTATTGAAACCTTTACAAGGAAGGAAGATCTAGAACAACACTGCCTGAAACATAGGAAattcaagaaagaaaaaccCTACTCATGCACCCGGTGCGATTACGCTTTCTCTTCACTGCCGGAGTTGACCGAACACATGAGCTCACACAAGGGAGAGCAGCCACTGAACTGCCCCGACTGCGGCAAGACATTTCTGAACAAGAACAAGCTGGAGAAGCACTTGAGCATCCACACGGGGGAAAGACCTCACCTCTGCTCCGTCTGCGGCAACGGGTTCCCCTCCGCCGCCAGCCTGAAGTTACATGTGCACATCCACACCGGAGACAAACCGTTCAAGTGTTCCCAGTGCAGTAAGAGTTTCAGATCGTCCAGCGGGCTGCGGCTGCACAGCAGGCACCACATGGCAGTGCGGCCCAGCTACCCATGCCCCGACTGTGGGAGGACTTACGGTCGCATGACAGAGTTGAAGATGCACCAGCGTTACCACACAGGAGATAAACCGTACTCATGCACCTGCTGCAACAAACGTTTTGTCAGCAAGGACAAGCTGAACGTGCACATGAGGATACACACAGGGGAGAGGCCGTATTCCTGCTCCCACTGCGGACAGACGTTTACACAGACTGGGGACAGAAAtagacacataaataaataccacTTGTGA
- the gpank1 gene encoding G patch domain and ankyrin repeat-containing protein 1 has protein sequence MTALGYFTPASEQDIFCNSTTQKSSPQPSSILSGEEARQFYESLTKDGDGPGEWRSAAGETQDGRVCQSRQKRREANRRARRRISGRGIQQGQTDTTVDRRVSSEGEGIQSRMGTRERSNVVRSMELQGLKLLRCAQEGDLSGLRELISRGVDINFQDSYFWTAVMCASWAGQRASVRLLLQRGAAWVGVVDTQGRDARELALAAGHQGVLEELESYGRNAQQDTEPDSSAPQPQWCDVCGNRYSSSLSSHLSSTLHQFSLRRPPPTPHYCLPPSSASYKMMVRCGWDPEKGLGPEGAGPMQPVPTVLKRDQKGLGYGPMKRAKVTHFTAKDHEAVKPSSKEKEARGGRGKRKEESRRKEEKDKNWERDFRASFYF, from the exons ATGACGGCTCTAGGCTACTTCACTCCTGCCAGTGAGCAGGATATTTTCTGCAATAGTACAACACAAAAGTCCAGCCCTCAACCAAGCAGCATACTCAGTGGAGAAGAGGCTAGACAGTTCTACGAAAGTTTAACCAAAGACGGTGATGGACCAGGGGAATGGAGGAGCGCAGCGGGCGAGACACAAGACGgcagagtgtgtcagagtagacagaagagaagagaggccAATAGACGAGCGAGGAGGAGAATTAGTGGTCGAGGGATACAGCAGGGTCAGACGGATACTACAGTGGACAGAAGGGTTAGTAGTGAAGGTGAAGGCATCCAAAGCAGAAtgggaacaagagagaggagtaaCGTTGTAAGGTCCATGGAGCTCCAGGGGCTCAAGCTGCTGCGCTGTGCCCAGGAGGGGGACCTGTCTGGGCTGAGAGAGCTGATCTCAAGGGGGGTGGACATCAACTTCCAG GATAGTTACTTCTGGACAGCTGTGATGTGTGCGAGCTGGGCGGGCCAGAGGGCTTcagtgaggctgctgctgcagcgaggGGCAGCCTGGGTTGGGGTGGTTGACACACAGGGCAGGGATGCCAGGGAATTGGCATTGGCAG cGGGCCACCAGGGGGTGTTGGAGGAGTTGGAAAGCTATGGAAGAAATGCACAGCAAGACACAGAACCTGACAGCAG TGCCCCCCAGCCCCAGTGGTGCGATGTGTGTGGTAACCGGTACAGCAGCAGTCTGTCGTCGcatctctcctccaccctgcacCAGTTCAGCCTGCGGCGtcctccacccaccccccactactgtctccccccctccagCGCCAGCTACAAGATGATGGTTCGCTGCGGCTGGGACCCGGAGAAAGGGCTGGGGCCAGAGGGGGCCGGGCCTATGCAGCCTGTGCCAACTGTGCTGAAGAGAGACCAGAAAGGCCTGGGCTACGGACCGATGAAAAGAGCCAAAGTTACTCATTTCACTGCCAAGGATCATGAAGCGGTGAAACCATCCTCTAAAGAGAAAGAGgcgaggggaggaaggggaaagaggaaggaagaaagcaggagaaaggaggaaaaggatAAGAACTGGGAAAGAGATTTTCGTgcctctttttatttttga
- the LOC139923631 gene encoding cytochrome P450 3A30-like — MGILSFISFETWTLLVIFISLFIMYGYWTYGIFEKLGIPGPKPRMYWGTVGSLDQVYYIDDQKHSKQYGKVWGMYEFRKPMLAVMDPVMLKAIMVKECFSHFTNRQNLRLNGDLYDAVSITEDDQWRRIRNVLSPSFTSGRIKEMFDIMRHHSRKLRDSLRLKVRNDEVISVKESFGSYSLDVMASYAFSVDIDSISNPSDPFITHAKNLFKIPLTLFFLQGMFPFLAPLFEMLGFSFFPKSATAFFQKVLEKIRAERGRGSHQTRVDFLQLMINSQTVSDSNGEEQNKGLSDHEILSQATIFVFAGYETSGSTLTFLAYNLARNPEVMSRLQEEIDSTFPNKAPVQYEALMQMEYLDCVVNESLRLYPPVARLDRVAKSTVEINGITIPKDTVVMIPVYAMHRDPDLWPDPEEFKPDRFSKENKQSIDPYTYLPFGVGPRNCMGMRFAMVMIKLAMVEVLQNYSFSVCEETEIPLRMNPTGLVGPLVPIKLKLVTRSTT; from the exons ATGGgcattctttctttcatctctttTGAAACATGGACTCTGCTGGTCATATTCATCAGCCTATTTATTAT GTATGGCTACTGGACTTATGGAATATTTGAGAAGTTGGGGATCCCTGGTCCCAAGCCGCGGATGTACTGGGGCACAGTTGGCAGTCTCGACCAG GTTTACTACATAGATGACCAAAAGCATTCTAAACAGTATGGGAAAGTATGGGG CATGTATGAGTTCAGGAAGCCCATGTTGGCTGTCATGGACCCTGTCATGCTGAAAGCCATCATGGTGAAGGAGTGCTTCTCCCACTTTACCAACCGACAG AACCTGCGTCTAAACGGGGATCTCTATGATGCAGTGTCTATTACAGAGGACGATCAGTGGAGACGAATTCGTaatgtcctctctccctccttcacctctgGCCGTATAAAAGAG ATGTTTGACATTATGAGACATCACTCCCGCAAGCTGAGAGACAGCCTGAGGCTCAAGGTGCGCAATGATGAAGTTATCAGTGTGAAAGA ATCCTTTGGTTCCTACAGTTTAGATGTGATGGCGAGCTATGCATTCAGTGTGGATATTGACTCAATCAGCAACCCTTCAGATCCCTTCATCACCCACGCCAAAAACTTGTTCAAAATTCCCTTaactctcttcttcctccaag GGATGTTTCCGTTCCTTGCTCCTCTCTTTGAGATGTTGGGATTCTCCTTTTTCCCTAAGTCTGCTACTGCCTTCTTTCAGAAGGTCCTAGAGAAGATCAGAGCAGAACGTGGTAGGGGCTCACACCAG ACTCGGGTGGATTTCCTTCAGTTGATGATCAACTCCCAGACAGTCAGTGACTCCAATGGAGAAGAGCAGAATAAGG GTCTAAGTGATCATGAGATCTTGTCCCAAGCGACGATCTTTGTCTTTGCTGGTTACGAGACAAGCGGAAGCACACTCACTTTCTTGGCCTACAACCTGGCAAGAAATCCTGAAGTCATGAGCCGCCTGCAGGAGGAGATAGACTCTACTTTCCCTAATAAG GCTCCAGTCCAATATGAAGCTCTGATGCAGATGGAGTACCTAGACTGCGTGGTCAATGAGTCTCTGAG GCTCTACCCTCCAGTTGCACGTCTGGACCGTGTTGCTAAATCAACTGTTGAGATCAATGGTATCACTATCCCTAAGGATACAGTTGTTATGATTCCAGTCTATGCTATGCACCGGGACCCTGACCTGTGGCCAGACCCAGAGGAATTCAAGCCTGACAG ATTTAGTAAGGAGAACAAGCAGAGCATCGACCCATACACTTACCTGCCGTTTGGGGTGGGGCCGAGGAACTGCATGGGGATGCGATTTGCTATGGTGATGATTAAACTGGCCATGGTGGAAGTTCTACAGAACTACAGCTTCTCCGTCTGCGAGGAGACAGAG ATCCCTTTGCGGATGAACCCTACAGGCCTGGTAGGTCCGCTGGTGCCAATCAAACTGAAGCTGGTGACACGTTCCACCACCTAA
- the LOC139922150 gene encoding cytochrome P450 3A40-like isoform X1: MGFFPYFSTETWTLLVAVITLIFVYAYWPYGIFQKLGIPGPKPVPFFGTMLAYRKGFMNFDAECFQKYGKTWGIFDGRQPVLCITDPAMIKTVLIKECYSLFTNRRNFRLNGPLYDAVSIAEDDQWRRIRSVLSPSFTSGRLKEMFDIMKHHSANLVSSMKKKADKDEVLELKEFFGPYSMDVVTSTAFSVDIDSLNNPSDPFVTNIKKMLKFDIFNPLFLIIAFFPVLGPVFEKMEFSFFPASVTDFFYAALQKIKSNREASKQKSRVDFLQLMIDSQKDNDSTEGEQNQGLKGLSDHEILSQAMIFLFAGYETSSSSLTFLAYNLATNPHIMKRLQEEIDSTFPNKASVQYQSLMQMEYLDSVINESLRLYPIAPRLERVAKATVDINGLVIPKDMVVMVPTWVLHRDPDLWPEPEEFKPERFSKENKETVDPYTYMPFGAGPRNCIGMRFALVLMKLALVEILQSFSFSVSKETEVPFEMDIQGLLMPKRPIKLKLVPRSDPSS; this comes from the exons ATGGGCTTCTTCCCCTATTTCTCTACTGAGACATGGACCCTCCTGGTTGCCGTCATCACACTGATCTTTGT GTATGCATATTGGCCGTATGGAATATTTCAGAAGCTAGGCATCCCTGGTCCCAAACCAGTCCCTTTTTTCGGCACCATGCTGGCTTATAGGAAG GGATTCATGAACTTTGACGCAGAGTGCTTCCAGAAATATGGGAAAACATGGGG TATCTTTGACGGTCGTCAGCCAGTGCTGTGTATCACAGACCCTGCCATGATAAAGACAGTCCTTATTAAGGAGTGCTACTCTTTGTTCACCAATCGCAGA AACTTCCGTTTGAACGGGCCGCTGTACGATGCCGTGTCCATCGCTGAGGACGACCAGTGGAGGAGGATCCGCAgcgtcctctctccctccttcacctctgGAAGACTGAAGGAG ATGTTTGACATAATGAAGCACCACTCTGCTAACCTGGTCAGCAGCATGAAAAAGAAGGCAGACAAGGATGAGGTCCTAGAGCTGAAGGA GTTCTTTGGACCCTACAGTATGGATGTAGTGACCAGCACGGCCTTCAGTGTAGACATAGACTCACTCAACAACCCCTCAGACCCCTTCGTTACTAACATCAAGAAGATGCTgaagtttgacattttcaacCCTCTCTTCCTCATTATTG CTTTCTTCCCCGTCCTGGGTCCTGTATTTGAGAAGATGGAGTTTTCCTTTTTCCCTGCCTCTGTCACGGACTTCTTTTATGCTGCACTGCAGAAGATCAAGTCTAATCGTGAAGCCAGCAAGCAAAAG AGTCGGGTGGATTTCCTTCAGCTGATGATTGACTCGCAAAAAGACAATGACTCCACTGAGGGGGAACAGAATCAAG GTTTAAAAGGTTTAAGCGATCATGAGATCCTTTCTCAGGCTATGATTTTCCTCTTTGCTGGCTATGAAACCAGCAGCAGTTCTCTCACTTTCTTGGCCTACAACCTGGCAACAAACCCTCACATCATGAAacggctgcaggaggagataGACTCCACCTTCCCTAACAAG GCTTCTGTCCAGTACCAGTCTCTGATGCAGATGGAGTACCTAGACAGCGTCATCAACGAGTCTCTCCGGCTGTACCCCATCGCCCCACGTCTGGAGCGCGTTGCCAAGGCAACCGTGGACATCAATGGCTTGGTGATTCCAAAAGATATGGTTGTCATGGTACCCACATGGGTCCTGCACCGGGACCCTGATCTGTGGCCCGAGCCCGAGGAGTTCAAACCTGAGAG GTTCAGCAAGGAGAACAAGGAGACTGTCGATCCCTACACCTACATGCCTTTCGGGGCAGGGCCCAGGAACTGTATTGGGATGCGATTTGCTCTGGTGCTGATGAAACTGGCCTTGGTGGAGATCCTGCAGAGCTTCAGCTTCTCTGTGTCTAAGGAGACAGAG GTTCCCTTTGAGATGGACATCCAGGGCCTGCTAATGCCAAAACGACCAATCAAACTGAAGCTGGTGCCACGTTCTGACCCCTCAAGCTAg
- the LOC139922150 gene encoding cytochrome P450 3A40-like isoform X2: protein MGNFRLNGPLYDAVSIAEDDQWRRIRSVLSPSFTSGRLKEMFDIMKHHSANLVSSMKKKADKDEVLELKEFFGPYSMDVVTSTAFSVDIDSLNNPSDPFVTNIKKMLKFDIFNPLFLIIAFFPVLGPVFEKMEFSFFPASVTDFFYAALQKIKSNREASKQKSRVDFLQLMIDSQKDNDSTEGEQNQGLKGLSDHEILSQAMIFLFAGYETSSSSLTFLAYNLATNPHIMKRLQEEIDSTFPNKASVQYQSLMQMEYLDSVINESLRLYPIAPRLERVAKATVDINGLVIPKDMVVMVPTWVLHRDPDLWPEPEEFKPERFSKENKETVDPYTYMPFGAGPRNCIGMRFALVLMKLALVEILQSFSFSVSKETEVPFEMDIQGLLMPKRPIKLKLVPRSDPSS, encoded by the exons ATGGGG AACTTCCGTTTGAACGGGCCGCTGTACGATGCCGTGTCCATCGCTGAGGACGACCAGTGGAGGAGGATCCGCAgcgtcctctctccctccttcacctctgGAAGACTGAAGGAG ATGTTTGACATAATGAAGCACCACTCTGCTAACCTGGTCAGCAGCATGAAAAAGAAGGCAGACAAGGATGAGGTCCTAGAGCTGAAGGA GTTCTTTGGACCCTACAGTATGGATGTAGTGACCAGCACGGCCTTCAGTGTAGACATAGACTCACTCAACAACCCCTCAGACCCCTTCGTTACTAACATCAAGAAGATGCTgaagtttgacattttcaacCCTCTCTTCCTCATTATTG CTTTCTTCCCCGTCCTGGGTCCTGTATTTGAGAAGATGGAGTTTTCCTTTTTCCCTGCCTCTGTCACGGACTTCTTTTATGCTGCACTGCAGAAGATCAAGTCTAATCGTGAAGCCAGCAAGCAAAAG AGTCGGGTGGATTTCCTTCAGCTGATGATTGACTCGCAAAAAGACAATGACTCCACTGAGGGGGAACAGAATCAAG GTTTAAAAGGTTTAAGCGATCATGAGATCCTTTCTCAGGCTATGATTTTCCTCTTTGCTGGCTATGAAACCAGCAGCAGTTCTCTCACTTTCTTGGCCTACAACCTGGCAACAAACCCTCACATCATGAAacggctgcaggaggagataGACTCCACCTTCCCTAACAAG GCTTCTGTCCAGTACCAGTCTCTGATGCAGATGGAGTACCTAGACAGCGTCATCAACGAGTCTCTCCGGCTGTACCCCATCGCCCCACGTCTGGAGCGCGTTGCCAAGGCAACCGTGGACATCAATGGCTTGGTGATTCCAAAAGATATGGTTGTCATGGTACCCACATGGGTCCTGCACCGGGACCCTGATCTGTGGCCCGAGCCCGAGGAGTTCAAACCTGAGAG GTTCAGCAAGGAGAACAAGGAGACTGTCGATCCCTACACCTACATGCCTTTCGGGGCAGGGCCCAGGAACTGTATTGGGATGCGATTTGCTCTGGTGCTGATGAAACTGGCCTTGGTGGAGATCCTGCAGAGCTTCAGCTTCTCTGTGTCTAAGGAGACAGAG GTTCCCTTTGAGATGGACATCCAGGGCCTGCTAATGCCAAAACGACCAATCAAACTGAAGCTGGTGCCACGTTCTGACCCCTCAAGCTAg